A window from Danio aesculapii chromosome 6, fDanAes4.1, whole genome shotgun sequence encodes these proteins:
- the LOC130230040 gene encoding fidgetin — MSSNMISGVYGVTMQWSPEQSQWAEQHYDITSTTRSPGHKIEALRDPRLTGSTSTAAYQHSWANDDISALTASNLLKRYAERYSAILDLPCESGLMGYPDTAISVSVRGPGIVNNGSPLLNGRKLEAEPWLEGVYPPLGCIPELLPKAPLSVSDVSVSACNSPVLGNGSLPEPCFSSSSCNSQTGNQEYSSTPYSTPFLQPVGAYGGPLFHPTPSHPSLVSAYSANTSPNLSAYSYPNPRYPSQAVLPAGYSPPPAYLPTGVTPPNPLPAVGYSYPTTNLGGSVSESDAPSATNLSKSYYPSAQGEIGVFEEFDFGGNSNSDSRSEGSPLYRPSGDDTVDKQNGFSQSADVTSSSFKPANHGDSLRSLETLTAAMSGRSSGTSGQRFPSTSTPVVTPHQHLCLDTNTP, encoded by the coding sequence GCGTGACCATGCAGTGGAGCCCTGAGCAGTCCCAGTGGGCGGAGCAACACTATGACATCACCTCCACCACTCGTTCACCAGGGCATAAGATCGAAGCGCTTCGGGATCCGAGGCTAACCGGTTCGACCTCAACTGCAGCGTACCAGCATTCATGGGCAAATGATGACATTTCAGCTCTGACCGCTTCTAACCTGCTCAAGAGGTATGCAGAGAGATATTCTGCTATTCTGGATCTACCTTGTGAGAGTGGACTTATGGGATATCCTGACACAGCCATCTCTGTTAGTGTAAGGGGACCCGGTATTGTGAATAACGGGTCCCCCCTTCTTAATGGACGAAAGCTGGAGGCTGAACCTTGGCTGGAGGGTGTCTATCCTCCTTTAGGTTGCATACCTGAACTTCTTCCTAAAGCGCCACTGAGCGTGTCAGATGTGTCCGTCAGTGCGTGCAACTCTCCGGTTTTAGGCAACGGGAGTCTTCCGGAACCTTGTTTTTCCAGCAGTAGTTGTAACAGTCAGACAGGCAATCAGGAATACAGCAGCACTCCCTATAGCACTCCCTTCCTCCAGCCTGTAGGTGCTTATGGTGGCCCCCTTTTCCACCCTACGCCTTCCCATCCTAGTCTAGTCTCAGCCTACAGTGCTAACACCTCACCAAATCTGTCTGCATACAGCTATCCGAATCCGCGATACCCCTCACAAGCTGTTCTTCCTGCAGGCTACAGTCCTCCTCCAGCATACCTGCCTACAGGTGTAACTCCACCTAACCCTCTTCCAGCTGTGGGATACTCATATCCCACCACCAATCTGGGTGGTAGTGTCTCTGAAAGTGATGCCCCAAGTGCTACCAACCTTTCCAAGTCATATTACCCATCAGCTCAAGGTGAAATCGGAGTGTTTGAGGAGTTTGATTTTGGCGGGAACTCCAATTCGGACTCTAGGTCTGAAGGCAGCCCTCTCTACAGACCGTCAGGAGACGACACGGTGGACAAGCAAAATGGGTTCAGCCAATCAGCAGATGTGACATCTTCATCCTTCAAGCCAGCCAATCATGGAGATTCTTTAAGAAGCCTGGAGACTCTCACCGCAGCCATGAGCGGAAGGAGCAGTGGCACGTCCGGACAACGATTCCCATCTACCTCGACTCCTGTCGTCACTCCTCACCAACATCTCTGCCTCGACACAAACACACCCTGA